The DNA segment GCGTTCTACCGCCACGAAGTAGATGAACCCGGCCACGCGATGCTCGAACGTATCCTGCAGCGCGGCATGGACAGCGGCGAATTTCGCCCCATGCCACTGGGTGAAGCCTTGTACCTGGTGCTGACGCCGATGACCTTTGTAATGCTGTGGCAACCCACCGGCACCCTGTGCCTGCCGATGGACCATGGGCTCACGCCGCACAGCTATCTGCTATCGCAATTTCGCAACTGCCTGCGCGGCCTGCTGCGCGAGCCGGTGGATGCAGACACCCTGCCCCTGCCCCAGCTGCATCCCACGCTACCCCTCCACACCACAGACATATGAGCTTGCTCCGCAGATCCTGGTTGCTTGGGGGCCTGATCGCCCTGGTCGTTCTGGCCCTGGGCTTCAGCGCCTGGCGGGCTGTGGTGGCCAAACGCCAGCAACAGCAGGCCCTGCAGGCGCAGCAGCAAGCGCCCGCCGCCGTGCTGCAGGCCGGCGCAGCCGACTGGACCACGCTGCAGGTGCGCACACTGCCGCTGCAGGTCCCCGTCAGCGGCAGCCTGTCTGCGGTGGACAGCGCCCTGATCAAGAGCCGTGTGGCCGGTGCACTGCAGGACTTTACGCTGCGCGAGGGTGACAGCGTGCGCAAAGGCCAGGTGATTGCCCGCATCGATGCCACCGACAGCGAAGCCCGCTACCGCCAGGCCCGGCTCCAGGCCGATGCCGCCCAGGCGCAGGAAGCCATCCAGCTGCGCCAGCACCAGAACAACCAGGCGCTGGTGGACCGGCAGTTCATCTCGCCCACCGCCCTGGCCAACTCCGAAGCCAGCCTGCAGGCCGCCCGCGCCAACACGGCCGCAGCCCGCGCCGCAGCCGATGCGGCGCGCAAGACGCTGGACGACACCGTGCTGCGCAGCCCCATCGACGGTCAGATTGCCCGCCGCTTTGCCCAGGACGGCGAACGTGTGAACGTGGAAGCCCAGGTCGCCGAGGTGGTGAACCTGTCCGCGCTGGAACTACAGGCTCCGCTGCCCCCCCCAGGACTCGCTGCGGGTGCAGGTCGGCCAGACGGCCCTGCTGACGGTGGAAGGCGCCAGCACGCCAGTCTCCGCCCGGGTGGTGCGCATCAGCCCCAGCGCCCAGAGCGGCAGCCGTGCCGTGCCGGTCTTCCTGCGCGTGCAGCCCGTGGCGGGCTTGCAGCTGCGCTCCGGCCTGTTTGTGCAGGGGCTGATCGCCACCGGCACGGTACAGGCCCTGGCCCTGCCACTGGATGCCGTGCGCAACGACCAGCCCCAGCCCTACATCCAGACCGTGGTGAACGGCGCCGTGGCACACCAGACCGTGCAGCTGGGCGCCCAGGCCCTGCCGGAAGGGACCGACAGCACCGCGCTGTGGGTGGCCGTCCAGGGCGCCAGCGCAGGCAGTACCGTGTTGCGCGGCAGCATGGGGCCTTTGCCGGAGGGCACCCGCGTCCAGCTGCTGCAGCAGGGCGCGGCCGGTGCGCCCATCGCCCCCGGTACACCCGGTGCGCCTGCAGCAGCCTCGGCCCCGGCTGCAGCCCCCTCCACCGCAACGACTGCCCCCGCACGCTGAAAGCCCGCCATGTGGTTCACCCGCGTCAGCCTGCGCAACCCGGTCTTCGCCACCATGGTGATGCTGGCCTTTGTGGTGCTGGGACTGTTCTCCTACCAGCGGCTCGCGGTGGACCAGTTCCCGGACATTGACTTCCCGGTCGTAGTGGTCACGGTGGAATACCCCGGCGCTTCGCCCGAGATCGTCGAAACTGAAGTCACCCGCAAGATCGAGGAAGGCGTCAACACCATTGCCGGCATCAGTTCGCTCACCTCGCGCAGCTACCAGGGCCGCTCGGTGGTGATCGTCGAATTCCAGCTGTACGTGGACGGGCGCCGTGCCGCCGAAGATGTGCGCGAGAAAGTGGCCTCCGTGCGCCCCACATTGCGCGACGAGGTCAAGGAACCGCGCGTGCTGCGCTTCGACCCGGCCGACGCCGCCGTCTGGACACTGGCCGTCCTGCCCGATGGCCCCCAGCCTCCCTCTCCCGTGCAACTGACCACCTGGGCTGACCAGGTGCTGAAAAAACGCCTGGAAAACGTGCGCGGCGTGGGCGCCGTCAACCTGGTAGGCGCCACCAAGCGCGAAATCAATATCTACCTGGACCCGGCGGCACTGGACGCCTATGGCATCACCACGTCCCAGGTGGTGTCTGCCGTGCGCAGCGAAAACCAGGACCTGCCGGTGGGCGCCATCCGCTCGCTGCAGCAGGAACGGGTGGTGCAGATCGACGCCCGCATGCGCAATCCCCAGGACTTTGCCGACCTGATCATCACCCGCAAGAACGGCGCCGCCATCCGCCTGGGCCAGGTGGCGCGCGTGAACGATGGCGCGCAGGAGCTGGAATCGCTGGCGCTCTACAACGGCCAGCGCACCCTGCTGCTCTCGGTACAGAAAGCACAGGAAGAAAACACCATTGCCGTGGTCAAGGGCCTGGACGCGGCGGTGCTGGCCATCCAGGCCGAGCTGCCGCCCGGCTTTCGCCTGGAAAAAGTCAGCGATTCGGCCCGCCCCATCCAGGTGGCCGTGGACAACGTGCGCCAGACCCTGATCGAAGGCGCCTTGCTGACGGTGCTGATCGTCTTCCTGTTCCTCAATTCCTGGCGCTCCACCGTCATCACCGGGCTGACGCTGCCGATTGCGCTGATCGGCACCTTCTTCTTCATGCACGCCTTCGGTTTCACCATCAACATGATCACGCTGATGGCACTGTCACTGTGCGTGGGCCTGCTGATCGACGACGCCATCGTGGTGCGCGAAAACATCGTGCGCCATGTGCAGATGGGCAAGACCCCATTCCAGGCAGCGCTGGACGGCACCCAGGAGATCGGTCTGGCCGTGCTGGCCACCACCCTGTCCATCGTGGCCGTCTTCCTCCCCATCGGCTTCATGGAAGGCATCATCGGCAAGTTCTTCCACGAATTCGGCATCACCATCGTCGCAGCGGTGCTGATTTCGATGTTTGTCAGCTTCACGCTGGACCCCATGCTCTCCAGCATCTGGCACGACCCCAGCATCCACAGCGCCGGCCAGGGGCCGGACAAAAGCCTGTATGGCCGCACGCTGGGCCGTGTCACCCACGGCTTCGAGCGCGCCACCGAAGAGCTGGCCCTGCTCTACCAGCGCATCCTGGCCTGGTCGCTCGCCCACAAGCTGTGGACACTGCTGCTGGCCCTGGGCATTTTCATCGGCTCCATCCTGCTGCTGCCGCTGCTGGGCACGGAATTCGTGCCCAAGGCAGACTTTTCGGAAACCACGGTCAAGTTCAGCACCCCCCAGGGCACCTCCCTGGAAGCCACCGAGGCCCGCGCCCACCAGGTGGAGCAGGCCATCCGCGCCCTGCCCGAAGTGCGCTACACCGTCACCACCATCAACAGCGGCAATGCCCCCAGCAAGAGCGACGCCACCATCTACATCCGGCTGGTGGACCGCAAGCAGCGCAGCCGCAATGTGGAAGACATGGGCCGGACGCTGCGCCAGACGCTGCAGCAGAGTCCAGGCATCACCGTCACCCATGTGGGCCTGCTGGACCCGGTGGGCGGGCAAAAGCAGATTGAGTTTTCCATCATGGGTGCCGATCTGACCGAGCTGGACCGGCTGAACCAGCAGCTGCTGCCCCAGCTGCGGCAGATCCCCGGTCTGGTGGATCTGGACAGCAGCCTCAAACCCGACCGCCCCATGGTGGACATCCAGGTGCGGCGCGATGCGGCGTCCGACCTGGGCCTGTCCGTGGGCAGCCTGGCCACCGCACTGCGCGTGCTGGTGGCCGGCGAAACCGTGGGCAACTGGCGCGCCACCAACGACGAGACCTACGACGTCAACGTCCGCATGGCACCCGATGCCCGCACCCAGCCCAGCGACCTGGCGCGCCTGCCGTTTGCCCTGGCAGGCACCGACGGCGGCACCCAGATCGTGCGCCTGAACCAGGTGGCACAGCTGGTGGACTCCACCGGTCCGGGGCAGATCAACCGGCGCGGGCTGGCGCGCGAGGTGCAATTCACCGCCAACGTGGCGCTGCGCTCGGCCGGGGAAGTCTCGGGCGACATCCGCCGCCTGATGGACAGCGCCGCCCTCCCGCCCGGCTACCGCTGGGAATTTGCCGGCTCCACCAAGAACATGAACGAATCCTTTGCCTATGCCCTGTCGGCGCTGGCACTGGCCATCATCTTCATCTACATGATCCTGGCCAGCCAGTTCAAGAGCTTTGTGCAGCCGCTGGCGTTGATGACCTCGCTGCCGCTGACGCTGATCGGCGTGGCCCTGGCACTGCTGATGTTCCGCTCCGCCATGTCCATGTTCTCCATCATCGGCGTGGTGATGCTGATGGGCCTGGTCACCAAGAACGCCATTTTGCTGGTGGACTTTGCCATCCGCGCACGCGACCCCCATACGGGAGAGGACGGCCAGCCCCACCCCGGCATGCCGCGCGAACAGGCCCTGCTCACTGCCGCCCGCGTGCGCCTGCGCCCCATTCTGATGACCACGCTGGCCATGGTGTTCGGCATGGTCCCGCTGGCTTTTGCCCTGTCCGAAGGCTCGGAACAGCGCGCCCCCATGGGCCAGGCGGTGATCGGCGGGGTCATCACCTCCTCGCTGCTGACCCTGGTCGTGGTACCGGTGATGTACTGCTACATGGACGATCTGGCGAACTGGGTGCGCCGCAAGCTGGGCAATGCCCCGGCAAACCCGGCCCAGGAACCTTAGAATCGAAGATTTTGCGATATAGCCATCCCTTGTGGAGGAGACCCCAGATGACATTGCCCTATAACCGCCCGGTTGATACCTCTGACGCCAACGCTACGGCCCGCTTCCACATGGTCCAGCAACAGATCCGCCCCTGGGTGGTGCAGGATGTGCGTGTGATCGAAGCCCTGGAAACCGTGCGCCGCGAAGACTTCGTGCCGCCGGCCTCGTACGAACTGGCCTTCATGGACGTGGAAATCCCCCTGGGCGTGGCCGGTCAGACCATGCTGTCGCCCAAGGTCGACGCCCGCATGGCCAACGATCTGGCCATCCAGGCCCATGAACGCGTGCTGGAAATCGGCACCGGTTCCGGCTACAGCGCCGCCCTGCTGGGCAAGCTGGCCAAGGAAGTGGTGACCCTGGAAATCAACCCCGAGCTGGCCGAAATGGCCCGCGAGAACCTGGAATCCGCCGGAGCCACCAACGTCACCGTGCGCGTGGCCGACGGCTCCAAGGACCTGCTGGCCGAAGGCCCGTTCGACGTGATCGTGCTCAGTGGCTCGGTGGAAGTGCTGCCCGAAGCCCTGCTGGACCACCTGAAAGACGGCGGCCGCCTGGGCGCCATCGTGGGCCAATCGCCCATGATGCGCTTCACCATCGTCAAGCGCCACGGCAACGAGCGCATCACCACCGAACCCTGGGACATGGTCGCTCCCCGTCTGTCCGGCTTTGCCACGGCAGAACGCTTCGTGTTCTGAGAAGAGTCAGACCCATGTTCACCCGCGTCTCTCCCACGCAACTGAACGACTGGCTGGCCCAGCACCCCGGGGATCCACTTCCCCTGGTGCTGGATGTGCGCGAACCCTGGGAATTCCAGACCGCGCACGTCACCGCTGAAGGTTTTGAGCTGCTGAACCTGCCCATGGGGCAGATTCCGTCGCAACTGGCCGCGCTGGATCCCGAGCGTCCCACCGCCTGCCTGTGCCACCACGGCATGCGCAGCATGCAGGTAGCGATGTTCTTGGCGCAGCACGATTTCGGGCAGGTGGCCAACATCGAAGGCGGCATCGACGCCTGGTCCCTGCAGCGAGACCCCCGCGTGCCGCGCTACTGACAGACTGCCTGCCACCCGACCTGTTCGCCTTTTCCTGTCCCCCTGCCCCATCCTGAGGAGCTCCATGGTTCGCAATTTCCGGCACTCTCTGACGCACTGCGCGACCTTGGCAACCCTGCTGACGATGGGGCTGGCCGCGGCCCCTGCCGGTGCCCAAAGCCTGGTGGAAATGGTGGAACTGGCCCAGGGCTTTGATGCGCCCTGGCTGTCCAGCCGCGCCGCACTGGATGCGGCCGAACACAAGGGCGCCCAGGCCAAGTCCGGCCTGCTGCCCAGCGTGGGCGCCCAGGCCGGCGCCAACTACACCCGCACCGAGCTGCACCCCAACATTCCCGGCGTGCTGGGCAGTGCACACCAGCAAAGTGCGGCCATCCAGGCCAGCCAGCCGCTGTACCGCCCGGCCAACACCATCGCCTACCGCCAGGGTCAGCGCAATGTGGAACTGGCCCGTGCCCAGCTGGATGCCGCCACGCAGGACCTGCTGGTGCGCGTCAGTCAGGGCTACTTCGACGTCCTGGCCGCCCAGGACACGCTGACCACGGTGCAGGCCCAGAAACGCGCCGTGCGCGAGCAACTGGAATTCGCCCAGCGCAATTTCGACATCGGCGCCGCCACCATCACCGACCAGCGCGAAGCCCAGGCCCGCCACGATCTGGTGGAAGCCCAGGAAATCGCCGCCACCAACGACCTGCAGGTCAAGCGCCTGGCGCTGGAGCAGCTGGTGGGCAAAAGCCCGCTGCAGCCCCACCCCCTGGCCCAGCCGGTGCAGCTGCCCGCCGTGCAGCCAGCCACAGTGGCGCCCTGGGTTGAGCAGGCCGAAAACGACCAGCCCCTGGTACGCCAGGCCCGCCTGGCCCTGGATATGGCCGAGTTGGAAACCCGCAAGGCCGAAACCGGCCACCTGCCCACCGTCGATCTGCAAGCCAGCTACGGCGTGCAGCGCAACCCGGATGGCACAACCACCATCCCCATCAAGAACCGCATCCACCAGGGCCAGGTGGGCGTGACGCTGAACATGCCGCTGTTCGCCGGCTTTGCCGTGCAAAACCGCGTCAAGGAAACCCTGTCGCTGGAAGAAAAAGCCCGCGCAGACCTGGACAATGCCCGCCGCCAGAGTGCCCAGGCCGCGCGCCAGGCGTTCTATGGCGTGCAATCGGGCACCGGCCAGGTCAAGGCGCTGGAAGCGGCCGTCGCCTCCAGCCAAAGCGCGCTGGAAGCCAACCAGCTCGGCTACCAGGTGGGGGTGCGCATCAATGTGGACGTGCTCAACGCCCAAAGCCAGCTCTACCAGGCCCAACGCGACCTGGCCCAGGCGCGCTACAACGTGCTGGTCGGCCAGCTCAAGCTGCGCCAGGCCGCCGGCCAGCTGCAGATGCAGGACATCCACGGCCTGAACCAGCTGATCGCCCGGCCCTGAAGACCGCAGCGGCCATAGCCGGGGCGGCCCCTGCCTCGCGGTGGTACTGGCGGCCTCCCATGCTGATGTAAAACCAGCATCCGTGCTGACTGTGGGTAAGCCGCGTGCTTCACCACGCCAACGCAGCCAAGAAGCAGCGCCGTCTCGATGCGACAGTCACCCCATTAGGGAAGGCTGTGCACCGGGCTGCAGCGACCCCGTGTACACCTTCAGCCCGGCACGCCCTGGGGCCAGGCCAGCGCCAGCACGGCCTGTGCCGTGGCCTGGGCAGCGCCGCGGTGGGTGGAGGCAAAGGCAAGGGCCTGCTGCTGCATGGCCGCCAGCTGCGTGCCGTTCTGCACCAGCGCCGTGGCCTGCTGCACGGCCGCCGCCATATCTTCGACCCGTAGTGCCGCGCCGGCATTGCAGGCCTGCTCCGCCGCTTCGGCAAAGTTGAAGGTGTGCGGCCCCAGCAGCATGGGGCAGCCGCAGGCCGCCGCTTCGATCAGATTCTGACCGCCCAGGCGCTCAAAGCTCCCCCCCAGCAGACCGGCATGGGCCAGGGCGTAGTACAACGGCATCTCTCCCATGCTGTCGCCCAGCCAGACATCGGCAGCGGCGGGGGACTGCGTGGCCGCCTCACCGGTCCAGCGGCTGCGGCGCGACACCGTCAGTCCTGCCTGCTCAATCAATTGCTGCACTTCGTCAAAGCGCTGGGGGTGGCGCGGCACGATCAGCCACTGCACCGGAATCCGTGCACCCTGCCCTTCGGCACGCAGGCGCTGCGCGGCAGCCAGCCACAGCGCCTCTTCACCTTCGCGGCTGCTGGCCAGCAACAGCACCGGCCGTTCGCTGGCCGCGCGCCAGACATGGCCCTGCGCCAGTTGCTGGGCATCCGGCACGGTATCGAACTTCACGTTGCCAAACACCCCGCTGACCTGCACGCCCAGCTGGCGCAGGCGTGCGGCATCGTCCTCGGTCTGGGCCCAGATGGCGGCCAGTGACCGGTAGGCCGGCTGCGACAGCGCGGCCCAGCGCTGGGCGCCGGCCAGGGATTTGGCATTGAGCCGCGCATTGGCCAGGGCCACCGGCACGCCGGCTTCGCGGCAGGCAGCCAGCAGGTTCGGCCATATCTCGGTTTCCATCAGCACCCCGGCCACCGGCTGGAACTGCCGTACAAAACGGCGCGTGGCGCCCAGGCTGTCCCAGGGCTGCCAGACCTGGATGTCGCCAGGTCGCAGCAGTTTTTTCCCTTCCGCCCGGCCGGTGGCCGTGCCATGCGTGAGCAGCAGCTTCAAGCCCGGGTGCTGGTCCCGCAGCGCCTGCAACAGAATGGCGGCAGCGCGGGTCTCCCCCAGAGAGACGGCATGCACCCACAGCCACTGGCCCAGGCCTTCGGCCCCCAGATCGGCCGGTTGGTAGTGGCCGAAGCGTTCGGGAATGGCCTCGGCATAGCCGGGTTCCTGCTGGGCGCGGCGGCGCAGCTTGCGGCGCAGCAAAGGCTGGGCCGCCCAGGTCAGGGCAGCGTACAGGGAGCGAACCAGGGTCACGGGCGGCTTTGGACGTTCAGAGACAGGACTGCGGGCACACAGCCGCCCTCAGTGGGCCGACGCGCCCAGCTGGGCATCGGGCTTGACGCGGCGCAGCAGCGCCAGCATCTCGCCTTCGATGCGGTGCAGCGCCTCCTGCGTCTGGCCTTCAAAGCGCAACACCAGCACGGGGGTGGTGTTGCTGGCACGGATCAGGCCGAAACCATCCGGCCAGTCCACCCGCAGGCCGTCGATGGTGCTGATCACCGCCGGGGCGCTGAAGGCGCTGGAAGCCAGCTGCTGCAGCTCGGCGGACAGACGGTGCGGTTCGCCCTCCTCACAGGCCACATTCAGTTCGGGGGTCGAGAAGCTGGTGGGCAGCGCATTCAGCACCGCGCTGGGGTCGGCGCTCTTGCTCAGGATCTCCAGCAGGCGTGCACCGGCGTAGGTGCCATCGTCAAAGCCGTACCAGCGCTCCTTGAAGAAGATATGGCCGCTCATCTCGCCGCCCAGGGGCGAGTCCACTTCCTTCATGCGGGCCTTGACCAGGGAATGGCCGGTCTTCCACATCAGGGGTTCGCCGCCGGCCGCGCGGATGGCGGGCGCCAGGCGCTGCGAGCATTTCACGTCGAACAGAATCGTCCCGCCGGGCACGCGCGAGAGCACATCCTGCGCAAACAGCATCATCTGGCGGTCGGGGAAAATGGTCTGCCCGTCCTTGGTGACAATGCCCAGGCGGTCGCCGTCGCCGTCAAAGGCCAGGCCCAGTTCCGCATCGGTGTCGCGCAGCGCCTGCACCACATCGCGCAGGTTCTCGGGTTTGCTGGGGTCGGGATGGTGGTTGGGGAAATCGCCGTCCACTTCCGAGAACAGCTCCACCACCTCGCAGCCCAGCGCGCGGAAGATACCCGGGGCCGAAGCGCCGGCAATGCCGTTGCCGCTGTCCACCACCACCTTGATGGGGCGTGCCAGCTTGGCATCACCTACGATGCGGGCGCTGTAATCGGCCAGCACATCCACATGGCGAATGCTGCCGCCAGGCTGCAGCTGCCAGGATTCGGCTTCCATGGTCCGGTGCAGGGCCTGGATCTCTTCACCGTAGATGGCACGGCCGGCCAGCACCATCTTGAAGCCGTTGTAATCCTTGGGATTGTGGCTGCCGGTGACCTGGATGCCGCTTTCGCACAGCGTGGCCGCCGCAAAGTACAGCATGGGGGTGGTGCACATGCCGATATCGATCACGTTCAGGCCCACATCCACCAGCCCTGCCATCAGCGCACCGCTGAGCGCAGGGCCGGACAGGCGGCCATCACGGCCCACCGCCACGGTCTTCTGCCCCTCAGCCAGCGCGGCCATGCCGAAGGCACGGCCCAGCGCGCGGGCCACTTCCTCGTTCAGGGTACTGGGGACGATGCCCCGGATGTCATAGGCTTTGAAAATCGAAGGTGCTGCGTGCACGGTGGCGTCCTTGTATTTCGGTGCAATGTGTCCCGCCCTGTCGGCGGGCTGCCGGGGCAGTAAAGCCCGGATTGTAGGCTGCGCACCACAGCCCAGGCACCAAGCAGCTGCCTGCAGCGCACTACATTTGGTTACCTGGGGCAAGCCCCGAGGGAAACCCCACCCAGATCAATGCATGATCGCGCGTCCACACCTACAGTCGCCCGCGTGACGCCCCAGGCGGCACACCACACAGAACGACAAGGCGAATGATGCAGCAGAGGGAAGAAGGCGCGATGTACACCTGCGCGCGAACCACGCGGAAGACCCATCCATGAGCGCTTCCGACCGCAATCCACAACCCGTCCCCGCTGCCGCCGCGCGCGGAGCCTCTGCGCTGTGGACTGCCCGCGCGCTCTGGTCGCTGGCCATGGTGGCCGCCCTGCTTATCCCCTGGCTCTGGCATCTGCTGGGCCTGCCTTCCAGCCTGGGCCAAGTACTTCGTCTGCCCGCGCTGGACTGGTTGCACCTGTCCTGGCTGACGTCGCTGACACTGATGGTGTTGGCCGCCCGGCGCCTGCTGCCGGCCGCCGCTGCCCACGCCCAGCATGGCGATGCGCATGCCACCCGCATGGATGCCCTGTCGGCGGCCTACCGCATGCTGCCCGACCCGGCAGGCATCACCCGGGTGATGGACGGCCGTTTTCTGGACGTGAACCCCGCCTTCTGCCAGATGATGGGCATGCCCTGGGAACAGGTGATTGGCCGCACCAACTACGAACTGGAAATCTACGCCACCGCCCAGGAACGCCCGCGCCTGCTGGAGCACCTGAACCGCCACGGCAGCGTGGACCACATGCCCATCTGCGTGCAAAGCGTGGCGCTGGGACGCACCGTGACCGGCCTGATCTCGGCCCGCATCCTGCCCATCGCCGGCGAAGACTGCATGATGTTTGTCTTCCGCGACACCAGCGAGGAAAAACGCACCCACGAAGAGCTGCATGCCGTCAACGGTCTGCTGCAGCAGGCGGGCCACCTGGCGCAGCTGGGCGTCTGGGAAGACACCAAGGGCTCGGGCCTGGTCTACTGGTCCGAGGTCTGCTACGACATCCATGGACTGCCCCGCAACGCGCCGCTGCCGCGGGAGTACATCAACACCTTTGTGGCGCCCGCCTGGCGCGGGCTGATGCGCGACAAGATCAAGCACTGCCTGCGCACCAAGAGCGACTGGAGCGCCGAGATCGAAATCATCCGTGCCGACGGCCGCATGGCCTGGATGCGTTCGCGCGGCGAGGTGATCCTGGACGCCCAGGGCCAAGTCACCGGCCTGCGTGGCGTGATGCAGGACATCGACGGCGCCAAGCGCATCCAGGAAAGCCTGCGCCAGTCCGAAGTGCGCTTCGAGCGCATCTTCGAGCTGGTCTCCACCCCCATGGCCCTGGCCCAGTGCCATGACGGCAGCTTCAAGACCATCAACACCGCCTGGGAAGACCTGTTCGGCTACACGCGCTACGAATGCATGGGCAAGAACGCCGAATCGCTGGGCCTGCTGCCCCCCGGGCGCTGGAAAGAGATGCCCCATGGCGACGCCGCCCACCAGGAAGCGCGCCTCACGGCCCGTGACGGCCGCCCGTTGACGGTGCTGTATTCGCTGCGCCGCACCCATTTCTTCGACGGCGACTGCTGGCTGGTGTCGGTGCTGGACATCACCGACCGCAAGGCCGAGGAAGAGCGCCTGCGCGAGAGCGAGGCCCTGATTGCGCTGACGCTGTCCGCCGCCGCACTGGGCCGCTGGGACTGGAACCTGGCCACCGGCATGATCTCGGGCGACACCCAGTGGCGGCGTCTGAACGGCATCGAACCCGACCACACGCCCACCGCCCTGGGCGAACGCATGGACCGGCACTGGACCGAACTGCTGGCCACCAGCGACATTCCCAGCATCAATGCCGAGCTGCTGCGCCACATTGAAGAACCGGGGGATGCGCCGTTTGACGCCACTTGGCGCACCTCCGAGACCGAATCCGGCCGCTGGCTGCGCAGCGTGGGCAAGATCGTCGATGTGGACGGCCATGGCCGCCCCGTGCGCATGCTGGGCGTGACCCAGGACGTGACCCACCAGCGCGAAC comes from the Comamonas terrigena NBRC 13299 genome and includes:
- a CDS encoding bifunctional diguanylate cyclase/phosphodiesterase, with protein sequence MSASDRNPQPVPAAAARGASALWTARALWSLAMVAALLIPWLWHLLGLPSSLGQVLRLPALDWLHLSWLTSLTLMVLAARRLLPAAAAHAQHGDAHATRMDALSAAYRMLPDPAGITRVMDGRFLDVNPAFCQMMGMPWEQVIGRTNYELEIYATAQERPRLLEHLNRHGSVDHMPICVQSVALGRTVTGLISARILPIAGEDCMMFVFRDTSEEKRTHEELHAVNGLLQQAGHLAQLGVWEDTKGSGLVYWSEVCYDIHGLPRNAPLPREYINTFVAPAWRGLMRDKIKHCLRTKSDWSAEIEIIRADGRMAWMRSRGEVILDAQGQVTGLRGVMQDIDGAKRIQESLRQSEVRFERIFELVSTPMALAQCHDGSFKTINTAWEDLFGYTRYECMGKNAESLGLLPPGRWKEMPHGDAAHQEARLTARDGRPLTVLYSLRRTHFFDGDCWLVSVLDITDRKAEEERLRESEALIALTLSAAALGRWDWNLATGMISGDTQWRRLNGIEPDHTPTALGERMDRHWTELLATSDIPSINAELLRHIEEPGDAPFDATWRTSETESGRWLRSVGKIVDVDGHGRPVRMLGVTQDVTHQREQTHVLEQMAHFDALTGLANRLHLTARLKDSTRIARHDAGQLGVVYIDLDGFKPINDRLGHDVGDLLLVQVAKRLKSALRSQDCVARLGGDEFVILLNGLESRSHCEALLERIMQRLAAPYILGADTARITASMGYTLYPEDDADEDTLLRHADQAMYQAKQSGRNCVRAFDSVTERQMRAQQADTLRVREGLERGEFTLYLQPKVDMVRNRLVGVEGLARWNHPTRGVLAPGAFLPLVEGSPLDIPFGEWAVREAIQTIAQLRAQGLEVPVSVNISAGHLQQPGFAHWLITELTLHPEVPARLLDLEITESAALQDITHVAKELEQLRAVGITVSLDDFGTGYCSLTYLRQLPLDTLKIDQSFVRDMLDDQSNRTIIQGVAGLAASFGYQVIAEGVETREQSQLLQTIGCAVGQGYFFARPMPAAQLPQWHALWQASAMAADTLPA